From the Cryptomeria japonica chromosome 2, Sugi_1.0, whole genome shotgun sequence genome, one window contains:
- the LOC131048487 gene encoding F-box/kelch-repeat protein At5g60570, whose product MAEDEEPKYCDLIPSMVKETTLLCLAKLPPPMVAVGRCVCRSWRKALANPTSLRRSLSIPPNHRLFLALFQTECDPGYRQATHHNTEWLLLRKSSSSSSSSSSPTLSLCNPLSQISSCINLRSMAVNDSVLFPELPSLVDNKIARFLSYRLEDQRWSVVPSFPSGYKDIRLYACAALGDFIYFSGGRDELNEQATTSGVRYDTVNRRWESLPDMIMSRIDCTGIVLDDKFVVIGGSYKD is encoded by the coding sequence ATGGCTGAAGATGAGGAGCCCAAGTACTGTGACTTGATACCCAGCATGGTGAAAGAGACTACGCTTCTGTGTCTGGCAAAGCTGCCTCCTCCAATGGTGGCGGTGGGTCGATGCGTGTGCCGCTCATGGAGAAAAGCCCTCGCTAATCCCACATCTCTCCGCCGCTCTCTCAGCATTCCCCCCAACCACCGCCTCTTCCTCGCCCTCTTCCAGACAGAATGCGACCCGGGATACCGACAGGCAACTCACCACAACACCGAATGGCTGCTCTTGAGAAAatcctcctcctcttcttcttcttcttcttcccctaCCCTCTCTCTGTGCAACCCACTCTCTCAAATCTCCTCCTGCATAAACCTACGCAGCATGGCGGTAAACGACAGCGTGCTGTTTCCGGAACTCCCCTCTCTGGTCGACAACAAAATCGCGAGGTTCCTATCTTACAGGTTGGAAGACCAACGGTGGAGCGTTGTTCCATCTTTCCCATCGGGCTATAAAGATATCAGACTCTACGCATGCGCAGCGCTGGGCGATTTCATTTATTTCAGCGGTGGGCGAGATGAGCTGAACGAACAGGCAACAACAAGTGGTGTCCGGTACGACACGGTGAACCGGCGGTGGGAAAGCCTACCGGACATGATAATGTCGCGCATCGATTGCACAGGGATTGTTTTGGACGACAAATTTGTTGTAATCGGAGGCTCTTACAAGGATTGA